The nucleotide window CCCCATGGCGGCGGCGGTGGCGGTCGCGGTGGACGCAGCGGCGGCGGCAATCGTGGCGGCAACTTTTAAGTTGCCCCAGCGATGAACCACGTTCGGATCTACCACAACGCCCGTTGTTCCAAATCGCGTGCCACGCTGGCGTTGCTGGAAGAACGCGGCTGCGTGTGCGACGTCGTCAATTATCTCGAAACGCCTCCGAGCATTGAGGAACTCACCCAGCTGCTGACGCAGCTGGGCATGACGCCGCGCGAACTGATCCGCAAAGGTGAGGCCGAGTACGCTGAGCTGGGTCTCGATGATCCGACGCTCAGCGACACCCTGCTGATCACCGCGATGGCCGAGCACCCGCACCTGATCGAGCGACCCATTGTGGTGTCGAACGGCAAGGCGGCCATCGGTCGTCCGCCGGAAGCGGTGCTGTCGATTCTTTGATGACGCGCGGGTCGCTGCACGAAAAAGGCCGGGCAAATGCCCGGCCTTTTCTTTTCCAGCTTCGATAACGCGTCAGTCGAGCGACAGCGAAAACTCGTCCGCATCCATCCACGCCGGGAAGCGCTCGCGATGTGCCAACAGCGGTGCCGGATCCAGCGTCACCGTGGTGACCTGCTCCTGCGAACCCAGTTCGACCAGCGCTTCACCCACTGGGTCGATCACTGCGCTGTCGCCCGCATACGGCAAATCATTGCCATCCACGCCGACGCGGTTGACGCCCACGACGTAACTGAGGTTTTCGATCGCGCGTGCCCGCAACAATGTGCGCCACGGCTGGCGACGCGGCGCCGGCCAGTTGGCGACGAAAATCGCCAGGTCGTAATCCATGCCACCGGCTGCACTCTCAAGCCGACGATTGCGCAGCCACACGGGGAAGCGCAGGTCATAGCAAACCTGCGGAAGAATGCGCCACCCCTTCAGCTCCACGACCAGGCGCTCGTTGCCACCGCCGTAACGCGTGTGCTCGCCGGCCATGCGAAACAGATGTCGCTTGTCGTACTGCGCGAACGTGCCGTCGGGACGCGCCCAGATCAGACGGTTGTAAACCGTGCCGCCTTCGCGAATGGCCAGGCTGCCGCAGATCACGGCATCCACTTCCTGGGCCAGCGCGCGAATCCACGCCACGCCTTCGCCATCCATCGTGTCCGCACTTGCACGCGTGTCGTTGCTGAAGCCTGACAACAGTGTTTCCGGCAGCACGATCAGATCGCTCTGCCCTGCCACGCTGCGCGCCAGCTTGCCGTAGTAATCGCGGTTCGCCGGCGCGTCATGCCAACGCGTGGCGCCCTGAATCAGCGAGACTCTCAGAGCTTGCATAGGCGCTCCGCAGCGGCTTCCATCGTGGCATCGCTCTTGGCGAAGCACAGGCGCACCAGGCGCGTGTTCGGCGCCTTGTCGTAGAACGGTGTCAGCGGAATCGCCGCTACGCCGCCTTCCTTCACCAGCCACTCGCAGAAGGCCACGTCGGACTCGTCGCGAATGGCCGAGTAATCGACCAGCTGGAAGTAGCCGCCGGGCACGTCCAGCAGCTTCAGACGCGAGGGCTTGATCAGATCACGAAAACGATCGCGCTTGGCCTGGTAGAACGCCGGCAGTTCGAGGTAATGCTCCGGCGTGCTCGCCATGAATTCGGCAAAGGCGACCTGCGCGGGATGGAAGGTGCAGAACGTGAGGTACTGGTGCACCTTGCGGAACTCCGCCGACAAGGCCTTTGGCGCCACCGCATAGCCGACCTTCCAACCGGTGCAGTGATAGGTCTTGCCAAACGAAGACACCACGATGCTGCGCTCGGCCAGCTCCGCGTGGCGCAGCACGCTCTGATGCAGCGCGCCGTCAAACACGATGTGTTCGTACACTTCGTCCGACAGCACGATGATGTTCGTATCGCGCACAATGGCGGCCAGTTCATCCAGGTCGCCGGAAGACAGCACCGCGCCAGACGGATTGTGCGGGCTGTTCACCAGGATCATGCGCGTGCGCGGCGTAATCGCGTCGCGTACCTGCTGCCAATCGATGCCGAAGCTCGGCACCGTCAGCGGGATGTGCACCGCTTTCGCGCCCTGCAGATCAATCGCCGGCTCGTAGCTGTCATACGCCGGATCGAACACGATCACTTCGTCGCCCGCGCTCACGACGGCTGCGATGGCGGCGAACAGGGCCTCGGTCGCGCCCGAGGTCACCGTCACGTCCGTATCGGCGTTGATGCGGCGACCGTACATGCGCTCGGTCTTCAGCGCGATCTGCTCGCGCAGCGATTGCAGGCCGATACCCGGCGCGTATTGATTCTTGCCCTCGCCCATCGCGCGGGCCACCGCATCGCGCAGCGCCTGCGGCGGCTCGAAATCCGGAAAGCCCTGGCCGAGATTGACGGCCTTGTGCTCGACCGCGAGCTGGCTCATGACGCTGAAGATGGTGGTTCCCACCTTCGGGAGCTTGGTATCGATATGCATGGGATTTGGGGGTATGGAAGGCTAAACCAAGGATGCTAGCACGCCGCGCCGCTCAGGCTGCCGGCTCGGGCCGCTTGCTGCATTGCTCGTGTTTTTCACGTGTCGCTTCAGGCAACCGCTCGGCCAGGAAGTCCACGAAGGCGCGCACGCCCGGCAGCAGGCCGCGACGGCTGGGGTAGACAAAATGCATGGTGCCCTGGGGCACGCTCCAGTCCGGAAGCACCACCTCAAGCTGACCGGCCTTGATCGCGGGCGCGCAGACAAATTCCGGCAGCAGCGTCACACCGATGCCATAGATGGCCGCCTGCAGCAGAGCCGCAAATTCACCGCAGATGAGCCGGGGCTGGATATCCACCACCACGCGCTGGCCTTGCGCATCGATCAGTTCCCAGTTGTGGGCGCCTTCGTGCTCGTTCATGGTCAGGGCGGGCATCGTGGCCAGCTCGTCGGGCGACTTGGGGTGCCCCAGGCGCTTGAGCAGCTCGGGGCTTGCCACCGGCAGTACGCGCGACTGGCCAAAAGTGCGCACGACCAGCATGGCGTCGGTGTCGAGCTTGTTGCGCACGCGAATGGAGACGTCGAAGCCTTCGCCGATCACGTCGACACGACGATTGGTGGCCTGCAGGCGCACCTGGACCTTGGGGTACTTAGCCAGGAACTCTGGCAGCACGTGCCCCACGACGGTCTGGGCGAGTGAATTGGGGCAACTGACGCGGACCACGCCACGCGGCTCGGCGCGCAGCTCATCGACGGCATCCTGGGCAGCCCGGGCCTCTTCGAGCACCGCCCGGCAGTGCGTATAAAAGCGTTCGCCGACCTCGGTGACCACGAAACGGCGCGTGGTGCGCTGGAGCAGTCGGACGCCCAGGCGATCTTCCA belongs to Dyella terrae and includes:
- the arsC gene encoding arsenate reductase (glutaredoxin) (This arsenate reductase requires both glutathione and glutaredoxin to convert arsenate to arsenite, after which the efflux transporter formed by ArsA and ArsB can extrude the arsenite from the cell, providing resistance.), giving the protein MNHVRIYHNARCSKSRATLALLEERGCVCDVVNYLETPPSIEELTQLLTQLGMTPRELIRKGEAEYAELGLDDPTLSDTLLITAMAEHPHLIERPIVVSNGKAAIGRPPEAVLSIL
- a CDS encoding amidohydrolase translates to MQALRVSLIQGATRWHDAPANRDYYGKLARSVAGQSDLIVLPETLLSGFSNDTRASADTMDGEGVAWIRALAQEVDAVICGSLAIREGGTVYNRLIWARPDGTFAQYDKRHLFRMAGEHTRYGGGNERLVVELKGWRILPQVCYDLRFPVWLRNRRLESAAGGMDYDLAIFVANWPAPRRQPWRTLLRARAIENLSYVVGVNRVGVDGNDLPYAGDSAVIDPVGEALVELGSQEQVTTVTLDPAPLLAHRERFPAWMDADEFSLSLD
- a CDS encoding pyridoxal phosphate-dependent aminotransferase, encoding MHIDTKLPKVGTTIFSVMSQLAVEHKAVNLGQGFPDFEPPQALRDAVARAMGEGKNQYAPGIGLQSLREQIALKTERMYGRRINADTDVTVTSGATEALFAAIAAVVSAGDEVIVFDPAYDSYEPAIDLQGAKAVHIPLTVPSFGIDWQQVRDAITPRTRMILVNSPHNPSGAVLSSGDLDELAAIVRDTNIIVLSDEVYEHIVFDGALHQSVLRHAELAERSIVVSSFGKTYHCTGWKVGYAVAPKALSAEFRKVHQYLTFCTFHPAQVAFAEFMASTPEHYLELPAFYQAKRDRFRDLIKPSRLKLLDVPGGYFQLVDYSAIRDESDVAFCEWLVKEGGVAAIPLTPFYDKAPNTRLVRLCFAKSDATMEAAAERLCKL
- a CDS encoding LysR substrate-binding domain-containing protein, whose protein sequence is MTVLDGALQDLNDLYFFASVVEYGGFSAAGRALGIPKSRLSKRIAQLEDRLGVRLLQRTTRRFVVTEVGERFYTHCRAVLEEARAAQDAVDELRAEPRGVVRVSCPNSLAQTVVGHVLPEFLAKYPKVQVRLQATNRRVDVIGEGFDVSIRVRNKLDTDAMLVVRTFGQSRVLPVASPELLKRLGHPKSPDELATMPALTMNEHEGAHNWELIDAQGQRVVVDIQPRLICGEFAALLQAAIYGIGVTLLPEFVCAPAIKAGQLEVVLPDWSVPQGTMHFVYPSRRGLLPGVRAFVDFLAERLPEATREKHEQCSKRPEPAA